From Gemmatimonadaceae bacterium, one genomic window encodes:
- a CDS encoding SPOR domain-containing protein → MTTPATERGFDWEAAGQGLGESLNLHHAIVVVGHNPEQTGQVALGIARAQSAHRRVTLGDLFADSPPIQHLVHDDDAHGLVEAISYGISLTRVTRPVSGSTRLFVIPSGSEPPDYEELLSNPRWASVAAEARATTSLLLLAAPAGATGIAALVAATDGVVVVGDATPAGIEASSVVAMLRESRPAAAREHRASRAVAVKRRQFKVTSMPGIALLSLIVILVGWLAYRPLAGGPARLGPKPDTVTHRVIPSPIAVQPANPSDRVDTAAIDAPYMVANPGDSISTAAFAVELVAANTLSGAILKLQQDGNNVPTETFSPAQVQGATWYKVVSGAYTTRAQADSLLRALRQHKLLDRSSGTVVRLPFAFLIDSGLPPSAVPGVVSMWGYRGQPAYALQQTNGSAWLLVGAFESVGQSALAVPSLRAAGIKPQLVYRKGRSF, encoded by the coding sequence ATGACGACGCCCGCGACGGAGCGGGGATTCGACTGGGAAGCCGCCGGGCAGGGTCTCGGCGAATCGCTGAATCTCCACCACGCAATCGTGGTCGTCGGTCACAATCCCGAACAAACAGGCCAAGTCGCTCTCGGCATCGCGCGAGCCCAATCGGCGCATCGGCGCGTCACGCTCGGCGATCTGTTCGCCGATTCGCCGCCGATTCAGCACCTCGTGCACGATGACGACGCGCACGGTCTCGTCGAGGCGATCTCGTACGGCATCTCGCTCACGCGCGTGACCCGTCCGGTGAGCGGCTCGACGCGCCTGTTCGTGATCCCGAGCGGATCCGAACCGCCGGATTACGAGGAGCTGCTCTCGAATCCACGGTGGGCCAGCGTCGCCGCCGAGGCTCGCGCGACGACGTCGCTCTTGCTGCTCGCCGCGCCGGCCGGAGCGACAGGGATCGCGGCGCTCGTCGCGGCGACCGACGGTGTGGTCGTAGTCGGCGACGCGACGCCGGCGGGCATCGAAGCGTCGTCGGTGGTCGCGATGCTGAGAGAGTCGAGGCCGGCGGCCGCTCGGGAGCATCGGGCGTCGCGCGCCGTCGCCGTCAAGCGGCGGCAATTCAAGGTGACGTCGATGCCCGGGATCGCGCTTCTCTCGCTGATCGTGATCCTCGTCGGCTGGCTGGCGTACCGGCCACTCGCCGGCGGGCCGGCGCGACTGGGGCCGAAGCCGGACACGGTGACTCACCGCGTCATCCCCTCGCCGATCGCCGTGCAGCCGGCCAATCCGAGCGACCGCGTGGACACGGCCGCGATCGACGCGCCGTACATGGTCGCGAATCCCGGCGACTCCATTTCCACCGCCGCATTCGCCGTCGAATTGGTTGCCGCAAACACGTTGTCAGGCGCTATTTTGAAGCTGCAACAGGACGGCAACAACGTTCCGACGGAAACTTTCTCGCCGGCGCAGGTGCAGGGTGCGACGTGGTACAAGGTGGTCAGCGGCGCGTACACCACGCGAGCGCAAGCCGACTCGCTGCTTCGCGCGCTGAGGCAACACAAGCTCCTTGACCGCTCCAGCGGCACCGTGGTGCGATTGCCGTTCGCGTTCTTGATCGATTCAGGATTGCCACCATCGGCGGTTCCCGGAGTCGTTTCGATGTGGGGCTACCGGGGGCAGCCGGCGTACGCGCTCCAGCAAACCAACGGCTCGGCGTGGCTGCTCGTCGGTGCGTTCGAGTCGGTCGGTCAATCGGCGTTGGCAGTTCCCTCGCTCCGCGCGGCGGGTATCAAGCCGCAGCTCGTCTACCGTAAAGGGAGGTCCTTCTAG
- the rpsF gene encoding 30S ribosomal protein S6, producing MTRQYEAVYVFDSTLEDAAINEKLGRLHGLLGNPGDLQVNHWGRRQLAYPIGRRESGYYAVAKFTADATALPEYERAIKLDDGVVRHLITLYENELGAPPMSEEEIAAANRRRDQDDDDDEE from the coding sequence ATGACGCGCCAATACGAGGCGGTGTACGTCTTCGACTCGACCCTCGAAGACGCCGCGATCAACGAGAAGCTCGGTCGGCTGCATGGACTCCTCGGAAATCCGGGAGACCTGCAGGTGAATCACTGGGGTCGGCGACAGCTCGCCTACCCGATCGGCCGGCGCGAGTCCGGCTATTACGCCGTGGCGAAGTTCACGGCCGATGCGACCGCGCTTCCCGAGTACGAGCGCGCGATCAAGCTGGATGACGGCGTCGTCCGTCACTTGATCACGCTCTACGAGAACGAGCTCGGTGCCCCGCCGATGTCGGAAGAGGAGATCGCGGCCGCCAACCGTCGTCGTGACCAGGACGACGACGACGACGAGGAGTAG
- a CDS encoding alpha/beta fold hydrolase, whose protein sequence is MRSHPSPTKDYDAAVERARQIIAADSAVAAPGGESILLVHGSKTPRAVVLLHGFTDSPRQFAALADSLYARGDNVFVPRLPHHAERGRDARQLSRLSAADLCRTGDAAVDIAAGLGDSVIVEGLSVGGTIAAWAAEHRPEVRRAVVIAPPFEVSHVPSMLEKPLVNLSSHVPNVTRRAAPDTARPDRDPGYTTHALAQVLKLGMAVRRDAPREIPARAEVLFLVNADDGTVKTPAVLDLARVWNDRGVAVSVYEFPDSLGLPHNILDPMSRRSDATAVYPTLEALAHGQSPPAWLRARR, encoded by the coding sequence ATGCGCTCGCATCCCAGCCCGACGAAGGACTACGACGCAGCCGTCGAGCGCGCCAGGCAAATCATCGCCGCCGATTCGGCCGTCGCGGCACCGGGCGGAGAGTCGATCTTGCTCGTCCATGGGTCGAAGACGCCGCGGGCGGTCGTGCTTCTCCACGGGTTCACCGACTCGCCGCGTCAATTCGCGGCGCTCGCCGACTCGCTGTATGCGCGCGGCGACAACGTGTTCGTCCCGCGTCTGCCCCACCACGCTGAACGGGGCCGCGACGCGCGTCAGTTGTCGCGGCTCTCCGCGGCGGATTTATGCCGTACGGGAGACGCCGCCGTCGACATCGCCGCGGGGTTGGGCGACTCAGTGATCGTCGAGGGGCTGAGCGTCGGCGGTACGATCGCCGCGTGGGCCGCCGAACATCGTCCAGAGGTCCGGCGCGCGGTCGTGATCGCGCCGCCGTTCGAGGTGAGCCACGTCCCCTCGATGCTCGAAAAGCCGCTCGTGAACCTGAGCTCGCACGTCCCGAACGTCACTCGTCGGGCGGCGCCCGACACCGCGCGTCCGGATCGCGATCCGGGTTACACCACGCACGCGCTGGCGCAGGTGCTCAAGCTGGGCATGGCCGTTCGGCGGGACGCGCCGCGCGAGATTCCGGCGCGCGCCGAAGTGTTGTTCCTCGTGAACGCCGACGACGGTACGGTCAAGACGCCGGCCGTTCTGGATCTGGCGCGCGTATGGAACGACCGCGGTGTGGCGGTCTCGGTGTACGAGTTTCCTGATTCGCTCGGACTGCCGCACAACATTCTCGATCCGATGTCGCGGCGGTCGGACGCGACCGCGGTGTATCCCACGCTCGAAGCCCTCGCCCACGGACAGAGTCCGCCGGCGTGGCTCCGCGCGCGTCGCTAG
- a CDS encoding BamA/TamA family outer membrane protein, with product MARRFVAGLALALSATAGIGRAARAQNYFGQNQVQYDNFKWQILDTEHFQIYYYPEEKAATWDAARMAERAYARLSRVLDHQFREKKPIMLFSSRTDFGQNNVTGDLGEGTGGVTEATRHRMLVNFTGDYRSFEHVLTHEMVHAFQYDIFARGKAGNGLESLAQVSPPAWFMEGMAEYLSLGPSSTITNVWMRDASLFGKLPTIEQMSDDPDKYFPYRYGQSVWAFVGQNWGDETIGQIMNSVPTVGIERAFIRELGVTLDELGDQWRENVQTRLLPAIGVMDRPRKFAQAMLNRKQSDGDIFLAPSLSPDGHTVAFLSNGKVRRGEVFIDLWLGDAETGKRTARLIPSQYDPNFEELRFLYSQSAFSPDGQQLAFTAQRRGKDVLYIVDVRSHKITKQFNLTLESVTSPTWSPDGTKLAFSGGAGGITDLFVINVDGTGFRRLTDDKFGDFQPQWAPDGRTIAFATDRDSASFALLQFKPWRIALLDLESGAISVLPGQAGLNLNPQWAPDGRTIAYVSDRTGTPNVFLYDLDDHQHYQLTRVAGAVQAVTELSPAITWARAADRLAFTYFENGEYTVWSVNNPRSLRKNPFRDLPQIADLTQAGSPAPQTPEDSLTRTVSLVALLDSAELGLPDTNRFRVSPYHVRLTPDFSARPTIAYSPDAIGGRTVFGGTTLVMSDMLGNNHLSLSGEINGRIREAAALIGYTNLAHRWQFTTALSQQPYYFLSADSIANTLDPDVAHENQQITTYVARQAFAVTAYPLDRFTRIEFGAGFNNIDRTRDFITRQVTDGTVAGGYSVDSTHRDPSLNYVDGQVALVSDNTVFGYTGPVMGRRFRVQVSPVTGTYHWVEYLADYRRYDPILFNYLTLATRAYTDLSIGKDETAFQKYIARPDFVRGYDRNSTFYLSCPVVGANPTNCSAVQLLGSRVAVANAELRFPLIRRLELGFLPGALPPLDGLFFYDAGLAWSHGQSVSLSRPAGYDVTKDRIPLRSYGFGLRLNLFNYAILRWDYAIPVNQEGHKGLWTWSLWPSF from the coding sequence ATGGCGCGCCGATTCGTGGCGGGCCTGGCGCTCGCGCTGAGCGCCACGGCGGGGATCGGCCGCGCGGCGCGCGCGCAGAACTACTTCGGTCAAAACCAAGTCCAGTACGACAACTTCAAGTGGCAGATTCTGGATACCGAGCATTTCCAGATCTACTACTATCCCGAAGAAAAGGCCGCGACGTGGGACGCGGCCCGCATGGCCGAGCGCGCCTACGCCCGCCTCTCGCGCGTGCTGGACCATCAGTTCCGCGAGAAAAAGCCGATCATGCTGTTCTCGTCGCGCACCGACTTCGGACAGAACAACGTCACCGGTGACCTCGGCGAAGGAACGGGCGGCGTCACCGAAGCGACGCGCCATCGCATGTTGGTGAACTTCACCGGCGACTACCGCAGCTTCGAGCACGTGCTCACGCACGAGATGGTGCACGCGTTCCAGTACGACATCTTCGCCCGCGGCAAGGCCGGCAACGGACTCGAGTCGCTCGCGCAGGTATCGCCGCCGGCGTGGTTCATGGAGGGAATGGCCGAGTATCTGTCGCTGGGACCGAGCAGCACGATCACCAACGTCTGGATGCGCGACGCGTCGCTGTTCGGAAAGCTCCCCACGATCGAGCAGATGAGCGACGACCCGGACAAGTACTTCCCGTATCGCTACGGGCAGTCGGTGTGGGCCTTCGTGGGCCAGAACTGGGGCGACGAGACGATTGGGCAGATCATGAACTCGGTGCCCACCGTCGGCATCGAGCGCGCGTTCATCCGCGAGCTCGGCGTCACGCTCGACGAACTGGGCGACCAGTGGCGCGAGAACGTGCAAACGCGGTTGCTCCCGGCGATCGGCGTGATGGACCGGCCGCGGAAATTCGCCCAGGCGATGCTCAACAGGAAGCAGTCGGACGGCGACATCTTCCTCGCGCCGTCCCTGTCGCCCGACGGACACACGGTCGCTTTTCTCTCGAACGGGAAAGTGCGCCGCGGCGAAGTATTCATCGACCTCTGGCTCGGCGACGCCGAGACGGGCAAGCGAACCGCCCGGCTCATCCCGAGCCAGTACGATCCGAACTTCGAGGAGCTGCGCTTCCTCTACTCGCAGAGCGCATTCTCGCCCGACGGACAGCAGCTCGCGTTCACGGCGCAGCGGCGCGGCAAGGACGTCTTGTACATCGTCGACGTTCGCTCGCACAAAATCACGAAACAGTTCAACCTCACGCTGGAGTCGGTCACCAGCCCAACGTGGTCGCCCGACGGAACCAAGCTCGCGTTCAGCGGAGGGGCCGGGGGGATCACCGATCTCTTCGTCATCAACGTCGACGGCACCGGTTTCCGGCGTCTCACCGACGACAAGTTCGGCGACTTCCAGCCGCAGTGGGCGCCCGACGGGCGGACGATCGCGTTCGCGACCGACCGCGACTCCGCCAGCTTTGCTCTCCTGCAATTCAAGCCGTGGCGCATCGCGCTGCTCGATTTGGAGTCGGGCGCCATCAGCGTTCTTCCCGGACAGGCGGGGCTCAACCTGAATCCGCAGTGGGCTCCCGACGGAAGAACGATCGCGTACGTCTCCGACCGGACGGGCACGCCGAACGTCTTTCTCTACGATCTCGACGATCACCAGCACTACCAACTCACTCGCGTCGCCGGTGCGGTGCAAGCGGTCACGGAGCTGAGCCCGGCGATCACGTGGGCGCGCGCCGCCGATCGCCTGGCGTTCACGTACTTCGAGAACGGCGAGTACACGGTATGGTCGGTGAACAACCCGCGCTCGTTGCGAAAAAACCCGTTCCGCGACTTGCCCCAGATCGCGGATCTGACACAGGCCGGGTCACCGGCGCCGCAGACGCCGGAGGACAGCCTCACACGCACCGTGTCGCTGGTCGCCCTGCTCGATTCGGCGGAGCTCGGGCTGCCGGACACGAATCGTTTCCGAGTCTCGCCCTACCATGTCCGGCTCACGCCGGATTTCTCGGCGCGTCCGACGATCGCGTATTCGCCCGACGCCATCGGCGGGCGTACCGTGTTCGGCGGCACGACGCTGGTGATGAGCGACATGCTCGGCAACAACCACCTGTCGCTCTCGGGCGAGATCAACGGACGCATTCGCGAGGCGGCGGCGCTCATCGGGTACACGAACCTCGCGCATCGTTGGCAGTTCACGACGGCGCTGTCGCAGCAGCCGTACTACTTCCTCTCCGCCGACTCGATCGCCAACACGCTTGACCCCGACGTCGCGCACGAGAACCAGCAGATCACGACGTACGTGGCCCGGCAGGCGTTCGCGGTCACGGCGTATCCGCTGGACCGATTCACGAGAATCGAGTTTGGCGCGGGGTTCAACAACATCGACCGGACGCGCGACTTCATCACCCGTCAGGTGACCGACGGAACCGTCGCCGGCGGCTACTCGGTCGACAGCACGCACCGCGACCCGTCGCTCAATTACGTGGACGGTCAGGTCGCGCTGGTCTCCGACAACACCGTGTTCGGCTACACGGGGCCGGTGATGGGACGCCGCTTCCGCGTCCAGGTGAGCCCCGTGACGGGGACGTATCACTGGGTCGAATATCTCGCCGACTATCGCCGCTACGACCCGATCCTCTTCAACTACCTGACGCTGGCGACGCGCGCGTACACCGACCTTTCGATCGGCAAGGACGAGACCGCGTTCCAGAAGTACATCGCGCGCCCGGATTTCGTCAGAGGCTACGACCGTAACAGTACGTTCTATCTCTCTTGCCCGGTCGTCGGCGCGAATCCAACCAACTGCAGCGCCGTGCAGCTTCTCGGCAGCCGCGTGGCCGTCGCGAACGCCGAGCTGCGATTCCCGCTGATTCGCCGCCTCGAGTTGGGCTTCCTCCCTGGCGCGTTGCCGCCGCTCGACGGACTTTTCTTCTACGACGCGGGACTGGCCTGGTCGCACGGGCAATCAGTTTCGCTTTCGCGGCCGGCAGGCTACGATGTCACGAAGGACCGCATTCCTCTCCGCAGCTACGGTTTCGGTTTGCGCCTCAACCTGTTCAACTACGCCATCCTGCGGTGGGACTACGCCATTCCAGTAAACCAGGAAGGACACAAGGGACTCTGGACGTGGTCGTTGTGGCCCAGCTTCTAG
- a CDS encoding DUF2232 domain-containing protein encodes MTDPAPNQLATDPRPAGDASAPPPAPSERGWGKLFLALAAFVLLPITPYVRALLPMEQTMMLFVPAVAACALVGWWAGGRAFFAIAWVAIAVVLTVQPPGTVGPFSNLARGWSLLLAGAFGIVCLLSTDRPFFTRAMAALVMTLGLATVMAFLGPVSASRTATIMSDEFSRRNGETMAAVTQLVQSHPKEWQQLVDKIPALSDAPNQTEDGLASISGFARTIFPSLLALESLAALALAWATYHRLGRTRLGAPLKPLREFRFNDQLVWGLIVGLTTVLVPTLSTLRGLGQNLLVFFGTLYAVRGLGVLSWFMAPGSLGVAITVGVVLLFAPVLQAFALAAFLLLAVAALALGLGDTWADWRGRAARPAP; translated from the coding sequence ATGACCGACCCAGCACCGAACCAGCTGGCTACCGATCCGCGCCCGGCCGGCGACGCATCCGCGCCGCCGCCGGCGCCGTCGGAGCGCGGTTGGGGAAAGCTCTTTCTCGCTCTCGCGGCGTTCGTGCTGCTCCCGATCACGCCGTACGTGCGCGCCCTCCTGCCGATGGAGCAGACGATGATGCTCTTCGTGCCGGCGGTCGCGGCGTGCGCGCTCGTGGGATGGTGGGCCGGCGGCCGGGCATTCTTCGCGATCGCGTGGGTGGCGATCGCGGTGGTGCTCACGGTGCAGCCGCCCGGAACGGTTGGGCCGTTCAGCAACCTGGCACGCGGTTGGAGTCTGCTGTTGGCCGGCGCGTTCGGCATCGTCTGCCTGTTGTCCACCGATCGTCCGTTCTTCACGCGGGCGATGGCCGCGCTGGTCATGACGTTGGGCCTCGCCACGGTGATGGCTTTCCTCGGCCCGGTTTCGGCGTCGCGCACGGCGACGATCATGTCGGACGAGTTCTCGCGGCGGAACGGCGAGACGATGGCCGCTGTCACGCAACTGGTCCAGTCGCACCCGAAGGAGTGGCAGCAGCTCGTCGACAAGATTCCCGCACTGTCGGACGCGCCGAATCAGACCGAGGATGGACTCGCGTCCATCTCGGGCTTCGCGCGAACGATTTTCCCTTCTCTACTCGCGCTCGAATCGCTCGCCGCGCTCGCGCTCGCCTGGGCCACGTACCACCGGCTCGGACGCACGCGACTCGGCGCGCCGCTCAAGCCGCTGCGCGAGTTTCGTTTCAACGACCAGTTGGTCTGGGGACTGATCGTCGGACTGACGACGGTTCTCGTTCCGACTCTTTCCACGCTGCGCGGCCTCGGACAGAACCTGTTGGTCTTTTTCGGAACGCTCTACGCGGTGCGCGGCCTCGGCGTTCTCTCGTGGTTCATGGCGCCCGGCAGTCTGGGCGTCGCGATCACCGTGGGCGTCGTGCTGCTGTTCGCTCCCGTGCTACAGGCATTCGCCCTCGCCGCGTTTCTTCTCCTCGCCGTGGCGGCGCTCGCGCTCGGCCTCGGCGACACCTGGGCTGACTGGCGCGGACGCGCCGCTCGCCCCGCGCCGTAA
- the rpsR gene encoding 30S ribosomal protein S18 yields MRRPQKACPFCETRVRYVDYKDDRTLGRFITDHGKILPSRLSGTCSRHQRQLSTAIKRARYLAIIPYTRGLQP; encoded by the coding sequence ATGCGACGACCACAAAAAGCTTGTCCGTTCTGCGAGACGCGCGTTCGCTACGTCGACTACAAGGACGATCGCACGCTCGGCCGTTTCATCACGGATCACGGGAAGATTCTCCCGAGCCGGTTGAGCGGCACTTGCTCTCGGCACCAGCGTCAGCTGTCGACGGCCATCAAGCGCGCTCGATACTTGGCGATCATTCCGTACACGCGGGGCCTTCAGCCCTAG
- the rsfS gene encoding ribosome silencing factor, which yields MPVTSSTLSALEAAQRAAQIAIDNKAQDVVLLDLRGITDMTDFFLIASGTSDTHVRSVGEHLMAAMKKEGWPAHHVEGLEKGRWVLLDFVDIVAHVFHPTLRNFYQLERLWADAEQIPLETGA from the coding sequence ATGCCGGTAACTTCGTCAACCCTGAGCGCGCTCGAAGCGGCTCAACGCGCGGCGCAGATCGCCATCGACAACAAAGCGCAGGATGTAGTTCTCTTGGATTTGCGGGGCATCACCGACATGACGGATTTCTTCCTGATCGCGAGCGGAACGTCGGATACGCACGTGCGCTCGGTCGGTGAGCACCTGATGGCGGCGATGAAGAAGGAGGGCTGGCCGGCCCATCACGTCGAGGGACTGGAGAAGGGTCGGTGGGTGCTGCTGGATTTCGTCGATATCGTGGCGCACGTGTTTCACCCGACGTTGCGAAACTTCTATCAACTCGAGCGCTTGTGGGCCGACGCCGAGCAGATTCCGCTGGAGACCGGCGCCTAG
- the rplI gene encoding 50S ribosomal protein L9, whose protein sequence is MEIILRQAVENLGTTGDVVNVKPGYARNYLLPHGLAYEATPGNLKRIQQERDRLDAAENDRRASAQGVAEKLEQVSLTFSARVGEEGKLFGSVTATDIAAQLEAQGYHVEKRQIDLHEPIKALGVYRVPVRLHADVKPEVRVWVIKQ, encoded by the coding sequence ATGGAAATCATTCTTCGCCAAGCTGTCGAGAATCTCGGCACGACGGGCGACGTCGTGAACGTGAAACCCGGCTACGCCCGCAACTACCTTCTGCCACACGGCCTCGCGTATGAGGCGACGCCCGGCAACCTCAAGCGCATCCAACAGGAGCGCGACCGACTCGACGCCGCCGAAAACGACCGCCGTGCGTCCGCGCAGGGCGTCGCGGAGAAGCTCGAGCAAGTGTCGCTGACCTTCTCGGCCCGAGTCGGCGAAGAGGGCAAGCTTTTCGGATCGGTCACCGCCACCGACATCGCGGCTCAACTCGAGGCCCAGGGCTATCACGTCGAGAAGCGCCAGATCGACCTGCACGAACCGATCAAGGCACTCGGCGTCTACCGAGTACCGGTTCGCCTGCACGCCGACGTCAAACCGGAAGTCCGCGTTTGGGTGATCAAGCAGTAG